In Triticum aestivum cultivar Chinese Spring chromosome 5B, IWGSC CS RefSeq v2.1, whole genome shotgun sequence, the following proteins share a genomic window:
- the LOC123117892 gene encoding membrane protein PM19L: MAGVGRNMVAPLLVLNLIMYLIVIGFASWNLNHFINGLTNRPGVGGNGATFYFLVFAILAGVVGAASKLAGVHHVRTWRGDSLATSASSSLVAWAVTALAFGLACKEIHIGGYRGWRLRVLEAFVIILAFTQLLYVIALHSGLFGNQFGGNHAGGYPAEHAYGAGDPHNKGMGTGGVARV, translated from the coding sequence ATGGCGGGCGTGGGTCGTAACATGGTGGCGCCGCTGCTGGTGCTGAACCTCATCATGTACCTCATCGTCATCGGCTTCGCCAGCTGGAACCTCAACCACTTCATCAACGGCCTCACCAACCGCCCCGGCGTCGGCGGCAACGGCGCCACCTTCTACTTCCTCGTCTTCGCCATCCTAGCCGGGGTCGTTGGCGCCGCTTCCAAGCTCGCCGGCGTGCACCACGTCCGCACCTGGCGCGGGGACAGCCTCGCCACCTCTGCGTCCTCCTCGCTGGTGGCGTGGGCGGTCACCGCCTTGGCGTTCGGGCTGGCGTGCAAGGAGATCCACATCGGCGGGTACCGCGGGTGGCGCCTCCGGGTGCTGGAGGCGTTCGTCATTATCCTGGCCTTCACGCAGCTGCTGTACGTGATAGCGCTGCACTCTGGCCTCTTCGGCAACCAGTTCGGTGGTAACCATGCTGGCGGGTATCCGGCGGAGCACGCGTACGGCGCCGGCGACCCGCACAACAAGGGAATGGGCACCGGCGGCGTCGCCAGGGTCTGA